One window of the Wolbachia endosymbiont of Ctenocephalides felis wCfeJ genome contains the following:
- the rseP gene encoding RIP metalloprotease RseP gives MELVSGLIHQLGGGTHNFLSFALIISVIVFVHEYGHYIVAKACKVKVESFSIGFGPEIFGFHDKSGTRWKLSALPLGGYVKMLGDSNAASVPANQRELTEEEKLYSLHAKPRYKKAAIVFAGPFANMVLTVIAFTILFSTTGYYRTPPVIGKVIDGSAAQQAGLLPGDIITQIDKHKIKYFEDISRVTMSSLEKEMEIRYSRNNEEHRISLTPSIIKDTSDSTIERRVIGITSVNMTGLKQSSFLGAVSLSISETYHAMCLTIKALFQIVVGKRSISEIGGPIKIAKYSGESTKKGFATVLYFTAILSATLAAVNLLPIPLLDGGHLFNYIIETVIRRDLGLRYHKYAATFGATILFVLMAIAISNDIRHLF, from the coding sequence GTGGAACTAGTTTCTGGTCTTATCCATCAACTTGGTGGTGGAACACATAATTTTTTGTCGTTTGCCTTAATCATCTCTGTCATAGTATTCGTACATGAATACGGGCACTATATTGTTGCTAAAGCATGCAAAGTTAAAGTTGAGTCTTTTTCTATAGGCTTTGGTCCTGAAATCTTTGGTTTCCATGACAAATCTGGAACTAGATGGAAATTAAGTGCCCTTCCACTGGGTGGTTATGTTAAAATGTTAGGAGACAGTAACGCAGCAAGTGTGCCAGCCAATCAACGAGAGCTGACCGAAGAAGAAAAATTGTATTCACTGCATGCAAAACCACGATATAAAAAAGCAGCAATAGTGTTTGCAGGGCCATTTGCAAACATGGTACTGACTGTTATAGCGTTTACGATACTCTTTAGCACAACAGGCTATTACCGTACTCCACCGGTGATCGGAAAGGTAATCGATGGCAGTGCGGCACAGCAAGCTGGTTTACTGCCAGGTGACATTATTACACAGATTGATAAACACAAAATAAAATATTTTGAAGATATTTCGCGCGTGACAATGTCAAGCCTTGAAAAAGAAATGGAAATTAGATATAGCCGCAATAATGAAGAGCATAGGATTTCTCTAACTCCATCAATAATTAAAGACACTTCCGATTCCACAATAGAAAGAAGAGTTATAGGAATTACTTCAGTTAACATGACAGGATTAAAACAGTCATCTTTTCTCGGAGCTGTGAGCCTATCAATAAGTGAAACTTACCACGCTATGTGTCTCACAATTAAAGCTCTCTTTCAAATTGTTGTTGGTAAGAGAAGTATAAGTGAAATAGGTGGACCAATAAAAATTGCAAAATACTCAGGAGAATCAACTAAAAAAGGATTTGCTACGGTTTTATATTTTACAGCGATCCTTTCTGCTACTTTAGCTGCAGTTAATTTACTACCAATTCCACTGCTGGATGGTGGACACTTGTTTAACTATATTATAGAGACAGTTATACGTAGAGATTTGGGTCTGAGATATCACAAATATGCAGCTACTTTTGGTGCTACCATATTGTTTGTGCTAATGGCAATTGCGATCTCAAATGATATAAGACATCTTTTTTAG
- a CDS encoding succinate dehydrogenase assembly factor 2 — protein MVDISLLKRKLLYRSWHRGCKETDILLGYFALKYLDKFSLNELIEYEKIVDLDDYELYCYITRKINLPANVNSKIINLITCFIEANPLCA, from the coding sequence ATGGTAGATATCTCTTTACTAAAAAGAAAATTGCTGTATAGAAGCTGGCATAGAGGGTGCAAAGAAACCGATATACTTTTAGGGTATTTCGCACTCAAGTACCTTGATAAATTTTCCCTGAATGAGCTAATTGAGTATGAAAAAATAGTTGATCTTGATGATTATGAATTATATTGTTACATAACTCGTAAAATTAACCTCCCTGCTAATGTAAATAGTAAGATAATAAACTTGATTACTTGCTTTATTGAAGCTAATCCTTTATGTGCTTAA
- a CDS encoding cell division protein ZapA, which translates to MQVVEIVIRNSTYKISCESEKKDHLLYLASSFDKLVSSISQKTGGKGSDALNFLLAALILEDKVLELTKKLDEINQKCEKQRDEEKIEYIKVLDRVNKIIKHIKD; encoded by the coding sequence ATGCAAGTAGTAGAAATAGTTATACGCAATAGTACATACAAAATATCTTGTGAAAGTGAAAAGAAGGATCACTTACTGTACCTTGCCAGCAGCTTTGATAAGCTAGTTAGCTCCATATCTCAAAAAACTGGAGGTAAGGGCTCGGACGCATTAAATTTTCTACTGGCAGCACTGATTCTTGAGGACAAAGTTCTAGAATTAACGAAAAAGCTGGATGAAATAAATCAAAAATGTGAAAAGCAGAGAGACGAAGAAAAAATAGAATACATCAAAGTATTAGATAGGGTGAATAAGATCATTAAGCACATAAAGGATTAG
- a CDS encoding HU family DNA-binding protein: protein MATKSDIIAKVAKRHPSLDKVVVEAIVNRFFEVLSGALGRHNRIEIRGFGAFSIRYYKLKTVSHLMLQNFEKDQYFKTYFRGSKKLSELLNG from the coding sequence ATGGCAACAAAATCTGACATAATAGCAAAGGTAGCAAAAAGGCATCCTTCTTTAGATAAGGTAGTTGTTGAAGCTATAGTTAATAGATTTTTTGAAGTACTTTCAGGTGCATTGGGGCGTCATAATAGAATTGAAATTAGGGGATTCGGCGCCTTTTCGATTAGGTATTATAAATTAAAAACAGTAAGTCATTTAATGTTACAGAATTTTGAAAAAGATCAATACTTTAAAACATATTTCCGTGGCAGTAAAAAATTATCTGAGTTATTAAATGGATAA
- a CDS encoding 30S ribosomal protein S1 codes for MNNNDPAANLPISIKKLSSNRFIEGVCQGQFEDQDNILFEDSFINKIKEGDVVEGVITRVNPNDIVVDVGLKSDGRIPIKELGCNDEIIVGSKIRVYVERIEDYHGNVVLSREKAIRDEKWHKLEENAATQTEVSGVIKRSIKCGFIVDLGDGISAFLPLSHVDLKQVKDAKHLIDTEQKFIVLKMDKKQGNIVVSRKLVLEKLHAGEKIKFLESLSEGDVIEGKIKSITHYGVFVGIHESDAVGVIDGLLHITDISWSRVSHPSAVFACGQIIKVKIIKIDKENAKVSLGIKQLEDNPWQDVESKYPVDSVHKGHVTSIEDYGVFVELKPGIEGLVHSSEIVWVKSNLPVSSLVTRGQEVSVKILGVDTVKNRMSLSMKRCLDNPWQVFIDKYPPGSIVSGKIKNNTGSYLSVTFDDCEIDENVEGTIYAQDLSWSKNGSEEIKKYNVGDTVEAKVVRADVNRTRIYLGIKQIEYDPLIELIKKVKVGDKMQVIVGKREDNGLVVEVESDVTLLIDQEHLPENKKFSISEEIEVEVLGVEEYNIILSAK; via the coding sequence ATGAATAATAATGATCCGGCTGCAAATCTACCAATTAGTATCAAAAAACTGTCATCAAACAGGTTCATAGAAGGGGTATGTCAAGGTCAGTTTGAAGATCAAGATAACATTTTATTTGAAGATTCTTTTATCAATAAAATTAAAGAAGGAGATGTAGTAGAAGGTGTAATTACACGAGTAAATCCCAATGACATCGTAGTTGATGTTGGCCTCAAGTCTGATGGGAGAATTCCAATCAAGGAACTCGGTTGTAATGATGAGATTATTGTTGGTTCCAAAATTAGGGTATATGTCGAAAGAATCGAAGATTATCATGGTAACGTAGTTCTCAGCCGTGAAAAGGCAATCAGAGATGAAAAATGGCATAAGTTGGAAGAAAATGCAGCTACACAAACTGAAGTAAGTGGAGTTATTAAACGTTCAATTAAATGCGGCTTTATTGTTGATCTTGGTGATGGAATAAGCGCTTTTTTACCTCTGAGTCATGTGGATTTGAAACAAGTAAAAGATGCTAAACACCTTATTGACACTGAACAAAAGTTCATTGTGCTTAAAATGGATAAGAAGCAGGGTAACATCGTAGTATCAAGAAAGCTGGTATTGGAAAAGTTGCATGCTGGTGAAAAAATTAAGTTTTTAGAGTCTCTAAGCGAGGGTGATGTAATAGAAGGAAAAATAAAAAGTATTACTCATTATGGCGTATTCGTTGGCATTCATGAATCAGATGCAGTAGGAGTCATAGATGGATTGTTACACATTACGGATATCTCTTGGAGCAGGGTAAGTCATCCATCTGCAGTTTTTGCCTGTGGTCAGATCATAAAAGTCAAAATTATAAAAATAGATAAAGAAAATGCGAAAGTTTCTCTAGGCATAAAACAGTTAGAAGACAACCCTTGGCAAGATGTAGAATCAAAATACCCAGTTGATAGTGTACATAAGGGGCATGTAACAAGCATAGAGGATTATGGAGTATTTGTTGAATTGAAGCCTGGAATTGAAGGTTTAGTACACTCATCGGAAATAGTTTGGGTTAAGAGTAATTTGCCAGTGAGTAGTCTCGTAACCAGGGGGCAAGAAGTATCCGTTAAAATTCTCGGTGTTGATACTGTAAAGAATAGAATGAGTTTGAGTATGAAAAGGTGTTTAGATAACCCTTGGCAAGTATTTATCGACAAATACCCTCCTGGATCTATTGTTTCCGGTAAAATTAAGAATAATACTGGTTCATATTTATCTGTTACCTTTGATGATTGTGAAATAGATGAAAATGTGGAAGGTACAATTTATGCGCAGGATCTAAGTTGGTCTAAAAATGGTTCAGAGGAAATAAAAAAGTACAATGTGGGCGATACAGTAGAAGCAAAAGTAGTAAGGGCTGATGTAAATCGAACAAGAATTTATCTTGGCATAAAGCAAATAGAGTACGACCCTCTCATAGAGCTAATAAAGAAAGTTAAAGTAGGTGACAAAATGCAGGTGATCGTAGGTAAGAGGGAAGATAATGGGTTAGTTGTTGAAGTTGAAAGTGATGTAACTCTCTTAATAGATCAAGAACATCTACCAGAAAATAAAAAATTCTCTATATCAGAGGAAATAGAAGTGGAAGTGTTGGGTGTTGAAGAATATAATATAATACTTTCCGCTAAATGA